The following are from one region of the Deinococcota bacterium genome:
- a CDS encoding NAD(P)H-hydrate dehydratase: MKLFTAAGMRRADQAAADAGILLLLLMESAARAVAAAALRHYPDARCLLVLAGRGNNGGDAYGAARHLLLAGRQVSVLELAEGQDALGSSEARAMRAAWLAYPEGRTGRLEPASLGGHLDRADLVIDGLFGSGMTRALGGELAEIVALVNESPVDVFSIDLPSGLGSDGGGVMGPHIRASRTLQLAGPKLASVFYPAREAFGRWEVAGIGIPAAVLEQHAAIMLLGRDTVRGWLPTREQDSHKYRVGTVLVVAGSRRYGGAAKLTSQAALRAGAGLVTLASTARGEGAWDELIVEGLEAWNDEAVARILGLAESRRQGLVLGPGLADEAGPFVAPLLERADVPTVLDAGALRGDEAWWEAVRRHGRCVLTPHTGEAAPLLGRSAEEIRAEPLAAARDLAEKAGAVVVMKGRTTVIAAPDGRIAVSTRGHPGMATGGSGDVLAGLLGAWLEQNRLFERACAAVFVHGLAGELAAEAYGDGLIASDLSQHFPRAWQAVKGA; this comes from the coding sequence ATGAAGCTCTTTACCGCCGCAGGGATGCGCAGGGCGGATCAGGCCGCCGCCGACGCCGGGATCCTGCTGCTGCTGCTCATGGAAAGCGCGGCCAGGGCCGTGGCCGCGGCCGCCCTGCGCCACTACCCGGACGCCCGGTGCCTGCTCGTCTTAGCCGGCCGGGGCAACAACGGCGGCGACGCCTACGGCGCGGCGCGGCACCTGCTCCTGGCGGGGCGGCAGGTGAGCGTGCTCGAGCTCGCCGAGGGCCAAGACGCGCTGGGCTCTAGCGAGGCCAGGGCGATGCGCGCCGCCTGGCTGGCCTATCCCGAGGGGCGGACCGGAAGGCTCGAGCCCGCCAGCCTGGGTGGCCATCTGGACAGGGCCGACCTCGTCATCGACGGGCTCTTTGGCAGCGGCATGACGCGGGCCCTGGGAGGTGAGCTGGCCGAGATCGTCGCCCTGGTGAACGAGAGCCCGGTGGACGTCTTCAGCATCGACCTGCCGAGCGGCCTCGGTAGCGACGGCGGAGGGGTCATGGGGCCGCACATCCGGGCCTCGCGGACCCTCCAGCTCGCCGGACCCAAGCTCGCCAGCGTCTTCTACCCGGCGCGTGAAGCCTTTGGGCGCTGGGAGGTCGCCGGCATCGGGATTCCCGCCGCCGTCCTCGAGCAGCACGCCGCGATCATGCTCTTGGGCCGCGACACGGTGCGGGGCTGGCTGCCCACGCGCGAACAGGACAGCCACAAGTACCGGGTGGGCACCGTCCTGGTGGTGGCGGGCTCGAGGCGCTACGGCGGCGCCGCCAAGCTGACCAGCCAGGCCGCGCTCCGGGCTGGGGCGGGCCTCGTCACCCTGGCCTCGACCGCGCGCGGTGAAGGAGCCTGGGATGAGCTCATCGTCGAGGGCCTGGAGGCCTGGAACGACGAGGCGGTGGCGCGGATTCTGGGGCTCGCCGAGAGTCGCCGGCAAGGGCTGGTCCTCGGCCCCGGCCTGGCCGACGAGGCGGGGCCCTTCGTCGCGCCGCTGCTGGAGCGTGCCGACGTCCCCACCGTGCTCGACGCCGGCGCGCTGCGGGGTGACGAGGCCTGGTGGGAGGCGGTGAGGCGTCACGGCCGCTGCGTGCTCACGCCCCATACCGGCGAGGCGGCGCCGCTCCTGGGGCGCTCTGCCGAGGAGATTCGGGCCGAGCCCTTGGCGGCGGCGCGGGACCTGGCCGAAAAGGCCGGGGCGGTGGTGGTGATGAAGGGCCGGACGACGGTCATCGCCGCCCCGGACGGCCGCATCGCCGTGAGCACAAGGGGGCATCCCGGCATGGCGACGGGCGGCTCGGGCGACGTGCTGGCCGGTCTCCTGGGCGCCTGGCTCGAGCAAAACAGGCTCTTTGAGC